The Zetaproteobacteria bacterium region TCGAGGGTGACATGGTCGCCGAGCAGGATCGGCGCATCCTGATCGAGCCAGGGGTGGCGGAAGCGCCGCCCCTCCAGCGCCGCGCCGGGGAAGCGAGCGGCAATCTCCGCAGTTGCGCCGAGTGCGTCGAGCGTCTCCTCCGCCAGCGCCTCGGCGACGATGAGCAGCTCGCCGGCGGCGAGCGCACCGCCCTCGCCGGGGTCGATGATGCGCAGCGCCGCATAGTCGATGGCTGGGCCGAGGCAGACGGCCAGATTGGCCGGAAGGGTCCACGGCGTGGTGGTCCAGATGACCACCGAGACCGCACCGGTCAGTGCCGGATCGACATCCTCCAGCGACTCGGCGGCGCGGAAACGGACATAGATCGCCGTCGAAGTATGCTGCTCGTACTCCACCTCCGCCTCGGCCAGCGCGGTGGTGCAGGAGAGACACCAGTGGACCGGCTTGGCGCCGCGGTAGAGCCCGCCGTTGTGCAGAAAGCGGCCCAGTTCGCGCACCGTGTCGGCCTCGAAGGCGTAATCCATGGTGATGTAGGGGTGCTCCCAGTCGCCGAGCACCCCAAGCCGCCGGAACTCCTCCTTCTGCACGGCGATCTGACTTGCGGCATAGTCGCGGCAGGCGGCGCGGAACCCGGAGGGATCGACCTCCTCCGGCCGCCGTCTCTTCTTCTTGAACCGCTCCTCGACCTTGAGCTCGATCGGCAGGCCGTGGCAGTCCCACCCCGGGATGTAGGGGGCATCGAACCCCTGCATCGACCTGGCGCGGACGATCACGTCCTTGAGCACCTTGTTGACCGCGTGGCCGATGTGGATGTTGCCGTTGGCATACGGCGGACCATCGTGGAGGACGAACTTCGGCGCACCCGCGCGGGCGGCGCGCAACCGGCGGTAGAGCCCCTCCTCCTCCCAGCGGCGGAGCAACTCCGGCTCGCGGTCGGGCAGGTTGGCCCGCATCGGGAAGTCGGTCCGCGGCAGGAAGACGGTGGCGCGGTAGTCGAAGGATTCGGAATCGGTGGAACGGCTCATGGACGGGCAAGAACTCCGGCTGGGATTACTCCGGCTGGGATTCCGGCGGAGCAGCCGCCGGGCCGGCGCAATCTACCGCTGCGGCGGGTGGCTGTCCTGCAGCGCGAAGCGCGCTCTACGCATCATGCTCACGAATCCTCCGGCAGGGTGCCGTGCTCGGCGATGTAGTGCAGCGCCCGCACCGTTTCCTCGGCGTTCCACGGGTAGCCGCCGATCACCCGCGCCACCACCGTGCCCTGGCGATTGAGAATGAAGGTTTCCGGATATTTGAAGACGGTGAGCCGGTCGGCGGCGATCGCCCGCCCGCCCGGATCCCAGAAAACCGGGAAGCTGACCCCGTGCCGTTCGATGAACTGCTGCAACTGCTGCAGACTCTCGTCCACCGACAGGCCGACCACCGCGAAATCCTTCCGCGGCAGCCGCTTGCTCAGGGCGATGAGGTCGGGCATCTCCTTGCGGCAGGGCGGGCACCAGGTGGCCCAGACATTGAACACCACCACCTTGCCGCGCAGCAGCGTGCCGCTGTCGACCACGCCACCGGAGAGGTCGCGCATGACCAGCGCGGGGAAGTCCATCCCCTGCTCCAGCCGCGAGGCCGGCGCGCCGCCGCCACCGCCGGAGAAGCATCCGGCAAGCGAAACAAGCAGCAGCAATCCGGTCAACCATCCGTATGGCATCGACTCACCTTCCTCTGCGGCGAACCACATCGCGCACCATCCAGCCGATCGCGGCCAGCGCCAACAGCTCCACCACGGCGATGGCCGCGATCTCGCTCTCCTCGCTGACCATGCCGCCGATGAAGATGTGGACGCTGTAGCCGAAGATGAACAGCGCCCCCAGGCCGCTGATCGCATAGACCAGAATCTCTCTCATCGCCGCTCCATGATGATGGTTTCGCAAGAAACTATCATCGCGACCATGGAGGGTCGCGCAAATCCGGAGGTTTCAGCCGCAACCGACGGATTTGTAATGGGATCGAAGACCGCGCGCTTCGATCCCCGTCAAGCAACAAGTCCACGGACGGACTTTTTGCGATTCCATCATGATCACACCGCAACAATCGATGAGCGCGCTCTTCGATTGCCTCACAAATCAAGGCGTCAGCCGCCCAGCTGGTCGGCGCCTACCCGGATCCGCTCGATGGCGCAGGCGCGCCGGGTCTCCGGATCGACGCAAAGCAAGGTGGCGCGGATCTCGCCGCCGCGCTCCACCGGCTCGAAGCGGCCGGGCAGCCGCTGGATCATCCGCTTGAGCGCGGTCTCCACCTTCATGCCGATCACCGACTGGTAGGAGCCGGTCATGCCGACATCGCTCTGCACCGCCGTCCCGCCGGGCAGGATGCGCTCGTCGCAGGTCGGCACATGGGTGTGGGTGCCGTAGACGCAGGAGACCCGCCCGTCGAGATACCAGCCCATGCCCATCTTCTCGCTGGTCGCCTCGGCGTGGATGTCGACCAGAATGGCGTTCAGGTCGCGCGGCAGCTCCTCCAGCACCCGGTCGGCGGTGAGAAACGGGCAGGCCCAGCCGCCCATGAAGGTCTGACCGATCAGGTTGACCACCGCGATGCGATAGCCGGCGGCGCTCTCGCGCACCGTCCAGCCGCGACCGGGGGCGAAGCTGGTGAAGTTGGCCGGCCGGACGAAGCGGGGATCCCGGTCGATCAACTGGAGAAACTCCTTCTGATCCCAGCAGTGGTTGCCGTTGGTCAGCACGTCGACGCCGTAGCGGAACAGCTCGTCGGCGCACTTTCCGGTCAGGCCGAAACCGGCGGCGAGGTTCTCGCCGTTGGCCACGACGAAGTCGATCATGTGGCGGTCGATCAACCCCGGCAGGCCGAGGCGCAGCGCCCGGCGCCCCGCCTTGCCGATCACATCGCCGATGATCAGGATCCTGAGCGGCACGCGATCGCCTCCTTCTCGGTGAAGATCCACTCCAGCGGCTGGTCATGCGGCTCCATCGGCACACAATCGCACTCCTGGCAGGAGAAGGCCAGCCCGACCACCGCCGCGAGGTGGGGGCGGTGCGCCGCCAGCCAGCGGTCGAAACAGCCCTGGCCCATACCGATGCGACCGCCTGCCCGGTCGAAGGCGGTCAACGGCGCTGCCAGCACGCTCTCCACCCCGGTCGACGGGCGCCACATCCGCGCCCCCGCCGGCTCCAGCACGCCGAAACGACCCCGACGCCATCCAGCCCCCGGCCCTGCCTCCACCCAGACCATCTCCTCCCCATCGGCGGCCAGCCGCGGCGCGAAGATCCGGTCGGCGGGGGGCGTGCGGAAGAGGGCGGAGGTCTCCACCTCATCAGGCAAGGCTCGGTAGAGCAGCAGTTCGAGCGGTCGCGAACGCCCGGCCAACCAGGCGCGCAGCCGATCGACCACCGCCTCCGACGCCGCCGCACGAACCTCGGGGGCAAGCCGCGCCCGCCGCCTCCGCCCCCAGGCGCGCAGCCGCGGTTTGGCGGCACCCTCCCGCTCCGGGCGCTCCGTCACGACGCAGCGCCCGGCGGCGAAAGACCGCACGAGGAACCAGAGAAGGGAATCGGAAGCGAGGAGAAAGGCCGCCGCGCCGGCGAAGGGCGCGGCGGCTTGCGAAGGAGGAGGAGACAATGGATCGTACCGGCGCTGTGGATGTGCGCCCCCGCGTTGTCGGCTCCGGCACAAAAGTTGTCGAACCCTGGTAGTCCAAGGTGGGTGCCGCACTCTGGGATCAGGAATCCCGAACCGGCGGGATTCACACACCCAAAATAGTCGAGCCCCCGTTCGACTGGTATCGGCTCTGGCAACATGGTGGCCCGCGATCAACGCAGGGGCGCGTCCGCAAGCGCTCCTGAGAGCGACTCTAGCCGTTCCAACGCTGATGTCAACCCCCTGCTCCCCTCCTGCAGGGCGCGCTCGGTCCGGATCAGATCCTCGGCCAGGTTGAGCGCGGCGAGCAGCGCCAGCCGCTCACCGCCGACCACCGCCCCGGCCCGACGCAACTCGTCGATTTTCTGCTGCACCCGCGCCGCCGACGCCTCGACCAGCGCCGGGTCGTCGCGTGTGACCACCCGCTCGGTCCGATTGAGCAGCCGCACCTCCACCGTATGGGTCACGACCTCATCACTCCTCTTCCTCTTCGGCCGGCTCCTACCGGGGCTCCGGCTCCTCCGGCGGAAGCTCGGCCAGCACCGTATCGATCTGTTCGAGCGCATCGTCGACCGTACCGCGCAACCGCTCCCGCTCCTCCTCCAGCCGCTCCAGCCGCTGTTCCAACAGCGTGCACCGCTCCCTGCGCTCGGCCAGCTCCGCTTCGCAGCGCGCCAGCCGGTCGCGCAGCTGCCGGTTCTCGCCGATCAGCCGCTCCATGTGGCGGCGGATGGTCAGCAAGTGGGCATGGATCGCCTCCACCTGCCGCTGGCTGCGCAAGAGCGCCTGTGGCTGCAGCCCGCTCATGCCCCGCCCGCCAACAGGGATGGGAGCGCCGCCCGGAACGAAGGGTAGCGCAGACGCGGCAGCAACTCGCGGTGGAGTAGCCGGTTGGAGACCCGCCGATTGGCCCGGAAGAAGGCCAAATAGTCGGGAGAGAGGCGCCGGCGCGCCTCCTCCGGCGCAAGCACCAGCGGATCGGGCGCACCGGCGGCCCGCGCCAGCGCACGGACGTAGTCGGCGTGCGGCGACGGCAGATCGTCGGTCAGGTTGACCACCCGCCCGGGGCGCGGCCGGGCGATCGCCGCGACCACCCCCTCGACCAGATCGTCGACATGGATCCGGTTGGCATAGCGCGGCGGATCCC contains the following coding sequences:
- the zapA gene encoding cell division protein ZapA, with protein sequence MRSNRSIRCWPSFRRRSRSPGRSRPKRKRSDEVVTHTVEVRLLNRTERVVTRDDPALVEASAARVQQKIDELRRAGAVVGGERLALLAALNLAEDLIRTERALQEGSRGLTSALERLESLSGALADAPLR
- a CDS encoding YmdB family metallophosphoesterase, which translates into the protein MIGDVIGKAGRRALRLGLPGLIDRHMIDFVVANGENLAAGFGLTGKCADELFRYGVDVLTNGNHCWDQKEFLQLIDRDPRFVRPANFTSFAPGRGWTVRESAAGYRIAVVNLIGQTFMGGWACPFLTADRVLEELPRDLNAILVDIHAEATSEKMGMGWYLDGRVSCVYGTHTHVPTCDERILPGGTAVQSDVGMTGSYQSVIGMKVETALKRMIQRLPGRFEPVERGGEIRATLLCVDPETRRACAIERIRVGADQLGG
- a CDS encoding TlpA family protein disulfide reductase produces the protein MWFAAEEGESMPYGWLTGLLLLVSLAGCFSGGGGGAPASRLEQGMDFPALVMRDLSGGVVDSGTLLRGKVVVFNVWATWCPPCRKEMPDLIALSKRLPRKDFAVVGLSVDESLQQLQQFIERHGVSFPVFWDPGGRAIAADRLTVFKYPETFILNRQGTVVARVIGGYPWNAEETVRALHYIAEHGTLPEDS
- a CDS encoding 5-formyltetrahydrofolate cyclo-ligase, with product MSPPPSQAAAPFAGAAAFLLASDSLLWFLVRSFAAGRCVVTERPEREGAAKPRLRAWGRRRRARLAPEVRAAASEAVVDRLRAWLAGRSRPLELLLYRALPDEVETSALFRTPPADRIFAPRLAADGEEMVWVEAGPGAGWRRGRFGVLEPAGARMWRPSTGVESVLAAPLTAFDRAGGRIGMGQGCFDRWLAAHRPHLAAVVGLAFSCQECDCVPMEPHDQPLEWIFTEKEAIACRSGS